Proteins from one Rhodohalobacter mucosus genomic window:
- a CDS encoding tetratricopeptide repeat protein — protein MFLAGCAGPIKQSWNNFTAYYNTFYNAKSYFSEGEELNRSQAALINPQELIQVFPGPSDAGAEQFDEAISRAASILRKHEQSQYVIPSILMIGKSYFYKSEFFSALEKFREAGTIAENREYAESVVWEARVLYEMNNIEGGLLVTSQALNSADQWDLDQRGELYAINGQLHAAQQDWERASLSLLRAEELMESQAMLARVYFLHGQVLENLENLVQARAAFGFAAEIKSDYDVEFHAMKKQADISRRIGDYDDALSLYRRLERDDKFSDQRVRMRYEIARTHQIMGDADLAFNQYSSILNHPFDVADNVTLARTYFGLGELFRDEQDNFTMAAAYFDSAASVNVADERISLEFDASELAESFSDYAFLKQELAMRDSLLKLASLNPAELDSVLADIRQELEEEAQQDRERITQPNTIALTDAGQAPEAAGSAEFGFLNHMNRDRLREASLQFQAVWGDRPLEDNWRRRDAVTGSRFDRAESPALSDQGENPVSQNMLMAQFAPDLSAIPFEEDAQVEMKLEMEELTYRLANLFLLSLNMPDSARFYYEDQLRSGLNSSVSPRSLFSLIDLDLQEGNERAAREKAGRIIENFPDSPFTEEVRERLGYPGGEELSDAPAKSDKYTLAAQLLEMERTDTLMSPIEKADLFRQLGETSDDANQKELLFYESARIYLEEAVRMSEDKEAISSWLADSSGRGADVSGLQDAQADSVAADSPTSTVNQDEYPFEGAYWDSTRSMLEKVLSLNQTGRIATEADALFEVLQKPGPAAEDTVRTMAFPPDRYPTDPGPDMNNCLEAGLELNVEGGMTGFMSRVRFPDWAYGSGLKTEITYRLTVNAEGNVVEYEQISEISRSGIPEAVEASIEEELEFKPLTGIDSYSCELRFPIDL, from the coding sequence ATGTTTCTGGCAGGATGTGCCGGGCCCATAAAACAGAGCTGGAACAATTTTACCGCTTACTACAATACGTTTTACAACGCCAAATCCTATTTTTCGGAAGGCGAAGAGTTAAACCGGAGCCAGGCAGCCCTGATTAATCCGCAGGAGCTTATACAGGTTTTTCCGGGCCCGTCTGATGCGGGGGCCGAACAGTTTGATGAGGCAATTTCAAGAGCCGCATCGATACTCAGAAAACACGAGCAGTCGCAATATGTGATTCCCTCAATACTCATGATCGGAAAGTCGTACTTCTACAAGTCGGAGTTTTTTTCGGCACTTGAGAAGTTCAGGGAAGCCGGTACTATTGCTGAAAACCGTGAATATGCTGAATCTGTTGTTTGGGAGGCGCGGGTGCTTTACGAGATGAATAACATTGAAGGAGGACTGCTGGTAACCTCGCAGGCGCTGAACAGTGCTGATCAATGGGATCTCGATCAACGTGGTGAATTGTATGCTATTAATGGTCAGTTGCATGCGGCTCAGCAAGACTGGGAACGGGCATCTCTGAGTTTGCTGCGGGCCGAGGAGCTTATGGAAAGCCAGGCGATGCTGGCTAGAGTCTATTTCTTGCATGGTCAGGTGCTGGAAAACCTGGAAAACCTGGTACAGGCACGGGCTGCCTTCGGGTTTGCCGCAGAGATAAAGTCCGACTATGACGTCGAATTCCATGCCATGAAGAAGCAGGCTGATATTTCGCGCAGAATAGGGGATTACGATGACGCACTTTCCCTCTACAGAAGGCTTGAGCGTGACGACAAGTTTTCCGATCAAAGAGTGAGAATGCGCTATGAAATTGCCCGGACTCATCAGATTATGGGCGATGCCGATCTGGCTTTTAACCAGTATAGCTCAATATTAAACCACCCTTTCGATGTGGCAGATAATGTAACCCTGGCACGTACCTATTTTGGGTTGGGAGAGCTTTTTCGGGACGAGCAGGATAATTTTACGATGGCGGCTGCATATTTCGATTCAGCAGCTTCCGTAAATGTTGCTGATGAACGGATTTCACTCGAATTTGATGCGTCTGAGCTTGCCGAGTCTTTCAGTGACTATGCATTCCTGAAACAGGAACTGGCAATGCGGGACAGCCTCCTGAAGCTGGCGAGCCTGAATCCGGCAGAGCTTGATTCGGTACTCGCTGACATCCGCCAGGAGCTGGAAGAGGAAGCGCAACAGGATCGTGAGCGTATTACACAGCCAAATACAATTGCGCTCACAGATGCGGGCCAGGCACCCGAAGCGGCCGGCAGCGCTGAATTTGGCTTTCTGAATCATATGAACCGGGACCGGCTGAGAGAGGCCAGCCTGCAGTTTCAGGCTGTATGGGGCGACAGGCCTCTGGAAGATAACTGGAGAAGAAGAGATGCCGTTACCGGGAGCCGTTTTGACAGAGCTGAAAGCCCTGCATTGAGTGATCAGGGTGAAAACCCTGTTTCACAAAATATGCTTATGGCACAATTTGCACCCGACCTGTCGGCTATTCCTTTTGAAGAAGATGCTCAGGTTGAGATGAAATTAGAGATGGAGGAGCTTACATACAGGCTTGCAAATCTGTTTCTTCTCTCTCTTAACATGCCCGACAGTGCACGCTTTTACTACGAAGATCAACTCAGGAGCGGACTGAACAGTTCGGTTTCGCCCAGGTCGCTCTTCAGCCTCATTGATCTGGATCTGCAGGAGGGCAATGAACGTGCTGCTAGGGAAAAAGCAGGCAGAATAATTGAAAACTTCCCCGACTCACCGTTTACAGAGGAAGTAAGAGAGAGGCTTGGGTATCCGGGCGGGGAAGAGTTATCAGACGCCCCCGCTAAGAGTGATAAGTATACACTGGCAGCACAGCTGCTTGAAATGGAGCGCACCGATACGCTCATGAGTCCGATCGAAAAAGCTGATTTGTTCCGGCAACTGGGCGAGACAAGTGATGATGCAAATCAAAAAGAGCTGCTATTCTACGAATCGGCCCGAATCTATCTTGAAGAGGCAGTACGAATGAGTGAAGACAAGGAGGCCATATCATCCTGGCTGGCCGATTCATCAGGCAGGGGCGCCGACGTATCCGGTCTGCAGGATGCACAGGCAGATTCCGTGGCCGCAGATTCACCTACATCAACTGTCAACCAGGATGAGTACCCTTTTGAAGGTGCCTATTGGGACAGTACGAGAAGTATGCTGGAGAAAGTATTATCCTTGAATCAAACCGGGCGAATCGCCACAGAAGCGGACGCGCTTTTCGAAGTGCTGCAGAAACCCGGTCCAGCTGCCGAAGATACAGTCAGAACCATGGCATTTCCGCCCGACCGGTACCCAACCGACCCCGGCCCGGATATGAACAACTGTCTGGAGGCAGGACTTGAACTGAATGTCGAAGGCGGAATGACCGGTTTTATGAGCAGGGTACGGTTTCCTGACTGGGCATACGGGTCCGGACTTAAAACGGAGATCACCTACCGTTTAACCGTGAACGCAGAGGGTAACGTAGTTGAGTATGAGCAGATTTCAGAGATTAGCCGTTCAGGAATACCGGAAGCTGTGGAGGCATCGATAGAGGAAGAGCTGGAATTCAAGCCTCTTACCGGAATTGACTCCTACAGCTGTGAACTCAGGTTTCCAATTGACCTGTAG
- the pyk gene encoding pyruvate kinase, producing MLSGTRRTKIVCTLGPSSNTLEQIENLYRAGMNVVRINFSHGSHEGHKKTIGLVRKVAKKHEYSIPVLMDLQGPKIRVGQMKDGMQVIKKGALVKITTKSVEGDSGLIPIDYSGLAEDAREGNQILIDDGLLELKIIKKDGEDIIAKVVVGGELKSRKGVNLPDVKISMSSLTEKDLNDLEFGLKVGVDFVAMSFVRSARDIQDVISRIRAAGSNAAVIAKIEKPEAIEVIDEIIEEADGIMVARGDLGIEIPSERVPLIQKNIIERCRLAGKPVITATQMLDSMIGNPRATRAESSDVANAVLDGTDAVMLSGETAAGKYPVEAVRTMAKIIRSVEENTPGLYYSLKYRKPDWKEKQIIESLAYSCVTIAENVDARAIATITHSGNTARRIAKFRPAVPIVAFTESKIVRRQLNLVWGVESVRLEELFDTDISVKLMEDYLRDHGLVNVDDRVIIATGMPLAKRGRTNMVKVSTIEK from the coding sequence ATGCTAAGCGGCACCCGCAGAACCAAGATTGTTTGCACACTGGGACCCAGCAGCAACACTTTGGAACAGATTGAAAACCTCTACCGTGCCGGAATGAACGTGGTGCGTATAAATTTTTCGCACGGCAGCCACGAAGGTCACAAAAAAACCATTGGCCTTGTCCGCAAGGTTGCAAAAAAACATGAGTACTCGATACCTGTACTTATGGATTTGCAGGGGCCCAAAATCAGGGTGGGTCAGATGAAAGATGGAATGCAGGTCATAAAAAAGGGGGCGCTGGTTAAAATTACCACCAAATCGGTAGAAGGTGATTCCGGCCTTATTCCTATTGATTACAGTGGCCTGGCGGAGGACGCCCGTGAAGGGAACCAGATTTTGATTGATGATGGACTTCTTGAGCTTAAAATTATCAAGAAGGATGGTGAAGATATTATCGCCAAAGTGGTAGTAGGGGGCGAGCTGAAATCCAGAAAAGGAGTGAATCTGCCCGACGTGAAAATCTCCATGTCGTCCCTGACTGAAAAAGATCTGAATGACCTTGAATTTGGATTAAAGGTGGGAGTCGATTTTGTTGCTATGTCTTTTGTGCGCTCGGCCAGGGATATACAGGATGTTATATCCAGAATACGGGCGGCGGGAAGCAATGCTGCGGTGATTGCAAAAATTGAGAAACCGGAAGCTATTGAGGTGATCGATGAAATTATCGAGGAGGCAGACGGGATCATGGTGGCCAGAGGCGACCTTGGAATCGAGATACCCAGCGAACGGGTTCCCCTTATTCAGAAAAATATTATCGAGCGATGCCGTCTGGCAGGTAAACCCGTTATTACCGCCACACAGATGCTCGATTCCATGATCGGTAACCCCCGGGCCACACGGGCTGAGAGCTCGGATGTTGCGAATGCTGTTCTTGACGGAACCGATGCCGTTATGCTATCGGGCGAAACAGCAGCAGGAAAATATCCGGTTGAGGCAGTCAGGACGATGGCAAAAATTATCCGGTCTGTGGAAGAGAATACACCGGGCCTCTACTACAGCCTTAAGTATCGCAAACCGGACTGGAAAGAGAAGCAGATTATTGAATCACTGGCCTATTCATGCGTCACAATCGCTGAAAATGTGGATGCAAGGGCTATTGCAACGATTACACACTCAGGAAATACCGCAAGGCGTATTGCCAAATTCAGGCCCGCTGTACCCATTGTTGCTTTTACAGAAAGCAAAATTGTAAGACGCCAGCTGAATCTTGTTTGGGGTGTGGAGTCTGTTCGGCTCGAAGAACTTTTCGACACAGACATAAGCGTGAAGCTGATGGAGGATTACCTGAGAGACCACGGACTGGTAAATGTGGACGACCGGGTCATTATTGCAACGGGAATGCCTCTGGCGAAAAGAGGCCGTACCAACATGGTAAAAGTAAGTACCATTGAAAAATAG
- a CDS encoding GWxTD domain-containing protein has protein sequence MLSSCARTANPDVERGSLFQYRDGFPELRTSSIGILSPDDQAQINVTSDIVLGSLIYTSPDDNENTRIARISLEIRILQQNGDFSETVQKSFRVEESFDGSYTSQEVFTHEEVIDVVPGTFDVQVTVLDQTSGKASSRESTATIPDPEDPQIGITTVRLLGKNINEESSTEFFPITTYTVPSRLDSLNFQFQVTNNDLEDPLTVETRLLKYPADKSPARPMNFNNYSPSSLPYIGVDMRRPDVVDDNIRRLDEPGSVLIDFKYDLLDIGTYRFEVETEDENGERIYRARDFSVLSENYPNIQTPRELAEPLIYLMDRRDHEEMMQIQDPDSLKEAVDRFWLSNIGNVNQARSVIELYYERVEQANKQFTNFKAGWKTDLGMIYILFGPPWYIDRYLNTMQWSYAYDRNDPRYNYTFERPNLKNEYFPFNNYLLQRSQGYFNIQYRQIQLWLTGAILTSRI, from the coding sequence TTGCTGAGCAGCTGCGCCAGAACTGCCAATCCCGACGTTGAAAGAGGGTCTCTTTTTCAGTACAGGGATGGTTTTCCTGAACTGAGAACGTCATCCATCGGGATACTGAGTCCGGATGATCAGGCTCAGATCAACGTAACGTCAGATATCGTACTGGGCAGCCTTATTTACACATCTCCCGACGATAATGAAAACACGCGTATTGCCCGAATCTCCCTGGAGATCCGCATTCTGCAGCAGAATGGCGATTTTTCTGAAACCGTTCAGAAAAGCTTCAGGGTGGAAGAGTCATTCGACGGTTCATATACCTCACAGGAAGTATTTACTCACGAAGAAGTCATCGATGTAGTGCCAGGAACATTCGACGTTCAAGTAACGGTTCTTGACCAGACCTCGGGCAAAGCCTCCAGCCGGGAATCAACTGCCACGATACCTGATCCGGAAGATCCGCAAATTGGTATTACCACGGTCAGGTTACTTGGAAAAAATATTAATGAGGAGAGCTCAACGGAATTTTTTCCTATTACTACCTATACGGTCCCCTCCAGACTCGACAGCCTTAATTTTCAGTTTCAGGTAACCAACAACGACCTGGAAGACCCGCTTACCGTCGAAACCCGACTCCTTAAGTATCCGGCCGACAAATCTCCAGCGCGTCCAATGAACTTTAACAACTACAGCCCATCTTCACTCCCTTATATCGGGGTCGACATGAGGCGTCCGGATGTGGTAGATGACAATATCCGCCGGCTTGATGAGCCCGGAAGCGTGCTCATCGACTTTAAATACGATCTGCTCGACATCGGCACCTATCGTTTTGAAGTTGAAACCGAGGATGAAAATGGAGAACGAATCTACAGGGCCCGCGATTTTTCCGTTCTGAGTGAAAACTATCCCAACATTCAGACTCCCAGGGAACTTGCAGAACCTCTCATCTACCTGATGGACAGGCGCGATCATGAAGAAATGATGCAGATACAGGACCCCGACTCGCTGAAAGAGGCTGTCGACCGGTTCTGGCTTTCCAATATTGGCAACGTGAACCAGGCACGCTCGGTGATAGAGCTCTACTATGAACGCGTGGAACAGGCCAACAAACAGTTTACAAATTTCAAGGCCGGCTGGAAAACCGACCTGGGAATGATCTACATTTTGTTTGGCCCCCCATGGTATATCGACCGCTATCTTAATACCATGCAGTGGTCATATGCATACGACAGAAACGATCCGCGTTATAACTATACATTTGAGCGGCCAAATCTCAAAAATGAATACTTCCCGTTTAATAACTACCTTCTTCAGCGCAGTCAGGGGTATTTCAATATACAGTATCGCCAGATACAGCTTTGGCTGACGGGCGCAATACTCACATCCAGAATTTGA
- a CDS encoding response regulator, with protein MSKTKKVLIVEDDLILNLLYESYMEKLGFETEGELVYGKTAIEMAKKVAPDLILMDISLEGDMDGIEAMLEIRKFSDVPVIYITGNSDKAHQVRAEETQYTDYLIKPIEFNELKDSLVQAGIVESD; from the coding sequence ATGTCGAAGACGAAAAAGGTACTGATAGTTGAAGATGATCTCATTCTGAATCTTCTCTACGAAAGCTACATGGAGAAACTCGGTTTTGAGACGGAGGGAGAACTCGTTTATGGTAAAACCGCTATTGAAATGGCAAAAAAGGTTGCGCCCGACCTGATCCTGATGGACATCTCACTTGAGGGAGATATGGATGGAATCGAAGCTATGCTTGAAATCCGTAAATTTTCAGACGTACCGGTTATCTACATAACAGGCAATTCCGATAAGGCACATCAGGTGAGAGCTGAAGAAACCCAGTATACCGATTACCTGATTAAACCCATCGAATTCAATGAGCTGAAAGACAGCCTTGTCCAAGCCGGGATTGTAGAGTCTGATTAA
- a CDS encoding M1 family metallopeptidase, translated as MMFKKPPFYFIYALILITACTSWSCSTSSRVADEPAEAVEAAIIEFSELDRPVPNPIEIPDAFRLAIENETRTSNGYPGPAYWQNTAHYTMHAEIDPSTHTLSGSSSVTYYNNSPDDLEVIIMELAQNLHKAGTPKKDLTEITGGTSLEKVIVNGSEVPEISWPEWWTQRSSGYIVEGTRMYVFPDDPVISSSSADFEFEWSFTIPQDGASGRMGRSRDNLYFIAYWYPQINVYDDVYGWMSDDFLGNAEFYHPFADYQLEITMPQDWIVMATGEFLNPGETLAPETLSRYLEAGNSDEPVTIVSFADTSRATAASENGTLTWKFSAERIRDVAFSATKASQWDGARTPVGDPDNDGVTDYTRINSFYRESAPLWTAQASYARHAITFFSEYTDLEYPWYHMTSVEGAGIIGGGMEFPMMTVIGDYNSAGATRLYGVTAHELAHMWFPMIINTNERRYAWIDEGHTTFHTNEANKDFFGDQFTHDDVFSGYLQIAGTDMEGEIMRWSDYHYPGPAYGVASYPKPASVLIALRGVLGEEVFNEAHREVVRRWNYRHAYPWDIMNTFEDVSGRDLSWFWRPWYYETWTLNHTISDVLEDGGNTIIRVQDLGNVPMPLTAEITLRDGSVVRESVEVEHWLHGHTSAAITLEGITGIQKVVIDPGNHFPYHYASELTWERNS; from the coding sequence ATGATGTTTAAAAAACCCCCCTTCTATTTTATCTACGCCCTGATACTGATCACAGCATGTACCTCCTGGTCATGCAGCACAAGCAGCAGAGTTGCCGATGAACCCGCTGAAGCTGTTGAAGCTGCGATAATTGAATTTTCGGAGTTAGACAGGCCGGTACCGAATCCGATTGAAATACCGGATGCCTTCAGGCTTGCAATTGAGAATGAGACTAGAACATCGAACGGTTATCCGGGACCTGCGTATTGGCAGAATACTGCACACTACACGATGCATGCAGAGATTGATCCATCTACGCATACTCTTTCTGGTTCATCTTCAGTCACTTATTACAATAATTCACCCGATGATCTTGAAGTGATTATCATGGAACTGGCCCAAAATCTTCATAAGGCGGGCACGCCCAAAAAGGATTTGACGGAGATTACCGGGGGCACGTCACTGGAAAAAGTGATTGTTAATGGCTCCGAGGTCCCTGAAATTTCATGGCCTGAATGGTGGACCCAAAGAAGCAGCGGGTACATTGTCGAAGGCACCCGGATGTATGTTTTTCCCGACGACCCTGTCATTTCAAGCTCCTCCGCCGATTTTGAATTTGAATGGTCGTTCACAATTCCGCAAGACGGGGCATCGGGCAGGATGGGAAGAAGCCGCGACAATCTCTACTTCATCGCCTATTGGTATCCTCAGATTAACGTATATGACGACGTGTACGGTTGGATGTCTGATGATTTTCTGGGAAATGCTGAATTTTACCATCCTTTTGCTGATTACCAACTGGAAATTACTATGCCGCAGGACTGGATTGTGATGGCAACAGGTGAATTCCTGAACCCCGGAGAGACCCTTGCACCGGAAACCCTTTCGCGCTACCTGGAAGCAGGCAACAGTGACGAGCCGGTCACCATCGTTTCATTTGCCGACACATCCCGTGCTACGGCAGCAAGCGAAAATGGTACACTTACATGGAAGTTCAGCGCAGAACGGATACGGGACGTGGCTTTCAGTGCAACAAAAGCTTCACAATGGGATGGCGCACGAACTCCGGTCGGCGATCCCGACAATGATGGCGTGACAGATTACACCCGGATCAATTCATTTTATCGTGAATCAGCCCCCCTTTGGACGGCTCAGGCGTCGTACGCCAGGCATGCCATCACCTTTTTTTCGGAGTACACCGATCTTGAGTATCCCTGGTACCACATGACGTCGGTAGAGGGTGCGGGGATTATAGGCGGGGGAATGGAGTTCCCGATGATGACCGTTATCGGGGATTACAACAGCGCCGGTGCAACGAGGCTCTATGGCGTTACCGCGCATGAACTGGCACACATGTGGTTTCCCATGATCATCAATACCAATGAACGACGCTATGCGTGGATTGATGAGGGGCACACTACATTTCATACCAACGAAGCCAATAAGGATTTTTTCGGGGATCAATTTACCCACGATGACGTATTCAGCGGATACCTGCAGATTGCGGGTACAGATATGGAAGGTGAAATCATGCGGTGGTCCGACTATCACTATCCCGGCCCGGCATACGGTGTGGCCTCCTATCCCAAACCGGCTTCTGTATTGATCGCCCTGCGGGGTGTGCTGGGCGAAGAGGTTTTTAATGAAGCGCACCGTGAGGTTGTTCGCCGATGGAACTACAGGCACGCATACCCCTGGGACATAATGAATACCTTTGAAGATGTTTCGGGACGCGACCTCTCCTGGTTCTGGAGGCCCTGGTACTATGAAACCTGGACGCTCAACCATACAATTTCAGATGTTCTGGAGGACGGCGGTAATACGATAATCAGAGTTCAAGATTTAGGGAATGTACCTATGCCCCTTACCGCTGAAATCACACTTCGTGACGGATCTGTCGTCAGAGAAAGCGTAGAAGTGGAGCACTGGCTTCATGGCCACACTTCTGCGGCTATTACACTTGAAGGGATTACCGGTATTCAGAAAGTGGTTATCGACCCCGGGAACCATTTCCCCTATCATTATGCCTCTGAATTGACCTGGGAAAGAAACTCCTGA
- a CDS encoding sensor histidine kinase, which yields MEFLKSYHRQNRLRWIFLGIGIVAVLALTTLNVYSLYALRQSTIDSAKDNKKNQLEEFTDQVRNRFSSPFMNLVKLNTEQLQNTWNASSNFPRRYNKVLSEALSDSLFTSIHFIPQNINACHDDSAPVYKFDSESEVFLPENENNIPQIVCDGFSLAVSRTQVALNEYKWNNRVTFDAHRSMTVSLINLKEKSVVGHINLVIDRDYMVNDYFERELRKQFGTADESGVVVWLRDWMQDEILTSSDHRYVYNRDVYEIDFRQGFPNLLDNWVLHATFLESPTVAASNASLTRNLIVLGFAVFALFGALVFMFINAQRERELAQRQAGFLANITHELKTPLAVMQAAGENISDGRVTDGNRLRTYGDHIYEEAIRLRKMIEKLLDVARVDAGQNVVELAPFQLDEIAENVYRSSKDFVESKGFRFEINTGGKVPFVMVDADHVETILKNLIENAVKYSSDEKYILIDVRNLNGSVAVSVTDKGDGIPKKSQKLIFEKFYRVEGDLTVKTKGHGLGLAIVKNLVEMNGGNISLESTPVKGSTFTITFPVLVQEMGSSEAAKRTGAAEKLNREEEYVG from the coding sequence ATGGAATTCTTAAAATCATATCACAGACAGAACAGACTCAGGTGGATCTTCTTGGGCATTGGTATTGTCGCTGTTCTGGCCTTAACCACATTGAACGTCTATTCACTATATGCCCTGCGCCAATCTACCATCGATTCGGCCAAAGACAATAAAAAGAATCAGCTGGAAGAGTTTACCGATCAGGTCCGAAACCGGTTCAGCAGTCCTTTTATGAATCTGGTAAAGCTGAACACGGAACAGCTGCAGAATACATGGAATGCCAGCAGCAATTTCCCGAGACGCTATAACAAGGTTCTCAGCGAAGCCTTATCCGACTCACTGTTTACAAGTATCCATTTTATCCCGCAAAATATAAATGCTTGTCATGACGACTCCGCTCCGGTTTATAAATTCGACTCGGAGTCTGAAGTATTTCTTCCTGAAAATGAGAATAATATTCCCCAAATCGTATGCGATGGGTTCAGCCTGGCAGTGAGCCGTACCCAGGTTGCGCTGAATGAATATAAATGGAACAACCGTGTGACCTTCGATGCACACCGCAGCATGACGGTTTCCCTTATCAATCTGAAAGAGAAGTCTGTTGTGGGCCATATCAACCTGGTTATTGACCGGGACTACATGGTAAACGACTATTTTGAAAGAGAACTCCGGAAACAGTTCGGTACCGCAGATGAGTCGGGCGTCGTGGTTTGGCTGCGGGACTGGATGCAGGATGAAATCCTTACCAGCAGCGATCACCGCTACGTCTACAACCGTGACGTTTATGAAATTGACTTCAGGCAGGGCTTTCCGAACCTGCTCGACAATTGGGTACTCCATGCTACGTTTCTGGAATCACCCACGGTAGCTGCTTCCAACGCCTCACTTACCCGAAATCTGATTGTGCTTGGTTTTGCAGTCTTTGCACTCTTCGGAGCGTTGGTATTCATGTTCATCAATGCACAGCGCGAGCGTGAACTTGCACAGCGTCAGGCGGGCTTTCTGGCCAACATCACCCACGAGCTTAAAACGCCTCTCGCAGTAATGCAGGCTGCAGGGGAAAATATTTCAGACGGACGCGTAACAGATGGAAACAGGCTCAGAACATACGGCGACCACATCTATGAAGAGGCGATCCGGCTGCGCAAAATGATTGAAAAACTACTGGATGTGGCCAGGGTGGATGCGGGTCAGAATGTGGTTGAACTGGCACCATTTCAACTTGATGAAATCGCAGAAAATGTATACCGGTCGTCAAAGGATTTTGTAGAGTCGAAAGGCTTTCGGTTTGAAATCAACACCGGCGGTAAGGTACCGTTTGTGATGGTAGATGCGGATCACGTTGAAACCATTCTTAAAAACCTGATCGAGAATGCGGTCAAATATAGCTCCGATGAAAAATATATTCTCATCGATGTACGGAACCTTAACGGCTCTGTTGCAGTATCAGTAACCGATAAAGGAGACGGGATTCCCAAAAAATCCCAGAAACTGATCTTCGAAAAGTTCTATCGTGTGGAAGGCGACTTAACGGTTAAAACCAAAGGTCACGGCCTCGGACTGGCAATTGTAAAAAATCTCGTAGAGATGAACGGAGGCAATATTTCACTTGAAAGTACGCCGGTCAAAGGATCCACGTTTACTATCACATTCCCTGTGCTTGTTCAGGAAATGGGATCTTCAGAAGCCGCCAAACGTACGGGGGCTGCTGAAAAATTGAATAGGGAAGAAGAATATGTCGGATAA
- a CDS encoding response regulator transcription factor, whose protein sequence is MSDKQKKILIVEDEPSLVFTLQDTLESEGYAVTVVTDGSHAIDKVKEIEPDLMILDLMLPGKSGYDICKEIRDLKYTFPIIMLTARDQEIDKVAGLNIGADDYMTKPFGVKELLARIKARLRRASAYSKSGPVEMLKLGDVKIDLKESVVNKPDGTVHELSTREVELIQYLVSKANQPISRDDLLEHVWRYEYSTNTRTVDVHISKLRAKIEMQPDDPRYLVTLHGVGYMLRLN, encoded by the coding sequence ATGTCGGATAAGCAAAAGAAGATTTTAATTGTAGAAGACGAACCCAGTCTTGTATTTACCCTTCAGGACACACTCGAATCCGAGGGATATGCCGTTACGGTGGTTACTGATGGCTCACATGCCATTGACAAGGTAAAGGAGATAGAACCTGACCTGATGATACTTGACCTGATGCTGCCCGGCAAAAGCGGATACGATATCTGTAAGGAGATACGCGATCTAAAATATACCTTCCCGATTATAATGCTCACTGCAAGGGATCAGGAAATAGATAAGGTTGCCGGCCTGAACATCGGCGCTGACGATTACATGACAAAACCGTTTGGCGTGAAAGAGCTATTGGCCCGCATTAAAGCCCGTCTCAGGCGAGCAAGTGCCTATTCGAAATCCGGTCCTGTTGAAATGCTGAAGCTTGGCGATGTTAAGATTGACCTGAAAGAGTCTGTTGTAAACAAGCCTGACGGAACGGTTCATGAACTCTCAACACGGGAAGTGGAGCTGATTCAATATCTTGTATCCAAGGCCAATCAGCCCATATCAAGAGACGACCTGCTGGAACATGTATGGCGTTATGAATACAGCACCAACACGCGGACGGTCGATGTCCACATATCCAAGCTGCGTGCCAAAATCGAAATGCAGCCTGATGATCCCCGCTACTTGGTCACACTCCATGGCGTGGGGTACATGCTGAGGCTCAACTGA
- a CDS encoding NADPH-dependent FMN reductase, translating into MSLIHILSSTDRPGSNALKVSEYASNLIAENAECRIFSLMDFPLADVHGGKYGSTPDSVKEFNESFLEADGFLFVIPEYNGGFPGILKVFFDYLPFPKAMEMVPVSTIGEAAGAFGALRPVEQFEQLLKYRKAYVYPERMFIQRVNDSFDPEKGLSSDLLQDLLESQLRNFPDFVDQIAERKKEKAVS; encoded by the coding sequence ATGAGCCTGATACATATTTTATCATCCACCGACCGGCCGGGATCCAACGCCCTGAAGGTATCCGAGTATGCCAGTAACCTGATAGCAGAGAATGCGGAGTGCCGCATTTTCAGCCTCATGGATTTTCCTCTTGCCGATGTTCATGGGGGTAAATACGGCAGTACACCGGATTCGGTAAAAGAATTTAATGAGAGTTTTCTGGAAGCAGATGGTTTTCTTTTTGTAATCCCAGAATACAATGGAGGTTTTCCAGGCATACTAAAGGTGTTTTTTGATTATCTGCCGTTTCCAAAAGCTATGGAAATGGTTCCTGTGAGTACAATCGGAGAGGCTGCGGGTGCTTTTGGGGCTCTGCGGCCGGTTGAACAGTTTGAACAACTGCTTAAATACAGGAAAGCATATGTCTACCCTGAGCGGATGTTTATTCAAAGAGTGAACGACTCCTTTGACCCTGAAAAAGGGCTAAGCAGTGATCTGTTGCAGGATCTGTTGGAGAGCCAGCTAAGAAATTTCCCGGATTTTGTGGATCAGATCGCAGAGAGGAAGAAAGAAAAGGCTGTCAGTTGA